A genomic segment from Aspergillus chevalieri M1 DNA, chromosome 7, nearly complete sequence encodes:
- a CDS encoding LYR motif-containing protein (COG:A;~EggNog:ENOG410PPKQ;~InterPro:IPR008011;~PFAM:PF13233,PF05347), with protein MSVAALNRDTAFQARSLFRSLLRQSSQFSAFNFREYARRRTRDAFREHQNEKEDRKIQELFQEGLQNLRMMKRQTVISQFYQFDKLVVEGQETGKQTGGQGDIVRQKDTGWD; from the exons ATGTCTGTGGCCGCATTGAACCGGGATACTGCCTTCCAAGCACGGTCTCTG TTCCGTTCTCTCCTCCGTCAATCGTCGCAATTCTCCGCATTTAACTTCCGTGAATACGCCCGCAGGAGAACGAGGGATGCTTTCCGCGAGCACCAGAATGAGAAGGAGGACAGGAAGATCCAGGAATTGTTCCAGGAGGGGTTGCAGAACTTGCGGATGATGAAG AGGCAGACCGTTATCAGCCAGTTCTACCAGTTCGACAAGTTGGTTGTGGAGGGACAAGAGACG GGGAAACAAACAGGAGGACAAGGCGATATCGTCCGCCAGAAGGATACTGG CTGGGATTAA
- a CDS encoding uncharacterized protein (COG:S;~EggNog:ENOG410PPDI), with protein MPPTFRSSRSGRHLGETTTARTRTGQIDHDVFEGLPVRRWTRQHQMVSQAPKPDEAESIFQGPGGKQTLPEHPMPRDSQLLTPTSKALLRAARAGCIYIRQAPKEAEDINLIVNEEKETTDAEEGGAAASGQSKAERSFVTRKWMTVPRHMEPPEVEFLAKRRPGLPSLYGAAATGVDGTPNVPMRRTRFKKMDPATGNVSVYEAWVPEGHRIEGEITADDQVVPGNAEATVNSEAPAPGTVVEGVGTVNAEGVVVAEAGSAAVMTPPKRRPPPPKRKGKGFKGRRKKVMFAPGEGVDASAVHGAGAAGDGVMGTDGTKSEDGDVSRGDQGGQEDEDDDGEEGEESDEGDESMMDAKTPETPAAEPAQPTQTPQPVPAETAPEPQAPGDASPVAEQTPAPVSDKPSDEKPAPADVTMTDYQPEPAASEPQPAPGTQQPTAPEQPAPAAETTTDNQQQAEQPALHAPEESTEKPQETVKTEPDQQESQDAMDTSTDQPLEQQQQQQQQQQQPQEQEAAPKPEPEQQEHDTTTTENQDADVLGTLERSLDAPASSEQTETQPEPEAEPEPEPEPEQIQASTEPAAPTPAAATETGPTEEQPSTDNREVEKPAEEQQQPQQQQEQEQQPKKEVEDRPPVQQSIEQPQEQEQQTKEEVEDQPPVQQPIEQLQEQQQQQPEGEQQLTERFAAGPTESSKHSAEQPAESPAEQPEEEPEAQPQPQQEADEAQQRQEQKQQEQPPAPAQEGEPGQN; from the exons ATGCCCCCTACA TTCAGATCCTCCCGATCAGGCCGCCACCTAGGTGAAACAACCACCGCCCGCACGCGCACCGGCCAAATCGACCACGATGTCTTCGAAGGCCTCCCCGTCCGCCGCTGGACTCGCCAACACCAAATGGTCTCCCAAGCCCCCAAACCCGACGAAGCAGAATCCATCTTCCAAGGCCCTGGCGGAAAACAAACTCTCCCGGAGCACCCCATGCCAAGAGATAGTCAGTTGTTGACGCCTACAAGTAAGGCGCTTTTGCGCGCCGCGCGCGCCGGGTGTATATATATTAGACAGGCGCCGAAGGAGGCTGAGGACATCAACCTTATTGTCaacgaggaaaaggagacgACAGACGCGGAGGAGGGTGGCGCTGCTGCCTCGGGGCAGTCGAAGGCGGAGAGAAGCTTTGTGACTAGGAAGTGGATGACGGTGCCGCGGCATATGGAGCCGCCGGAGGTGGAGTTTTTGGCGAAGAGACGGCCGGGTCTGCCTTCGTTGTATGGGGCTGCTGCTACGGGTGTTGATGGGACGCCTAATGTGCCTATGAGACGGACGCGATTTAAGAAGATGGACCCTGCGACTGGGAATGTGTCTGTGTATGAGGCTTGGGTTCCCGAGGGGCATCGCATTGAAGGGGAGATTACTGCGGATGATCAGGTTGTGCCTGGTAATGCTGAAGCAACCGTTAATTCCGAGGCACCCGCCCCAGGGACAGTGGTTGAGGGTGTTGGAACGGTTAACGCTGaaggtgtggttgttgcaGAGGCTGGCTCTGCGGCTGTCATGACTCCTCCGAAGCGGAGGCCACCTCCACCCAAGCGAAAGGGTAAGGGCTTCAAGGgtagaagaaagaaggttATGTTCGCGCCTGGTGAGGGTGTTGATGCGTCTGCCGTACATGGCGCTGGAGCTGCCGGCGACGGGGTGATGGGCACGGATGGTACCAAGTCTGAAGACGGCGATGTGTCGCGTGGTGACCAGGGTGGtcaggaggatgaggatgatgatggtgaagagGGTGAGGAGAGCGATGAGGGTGATGAGTCCATGATGGATGCGAAGACGCCGGAGACGCCTGCTGCGGAACCTGCTCAACCTACCCAGACTCCCCAACCTGTTCCTGCAGAGACGGCGCCGGAACCGCAAGCCCCTGGTGATGCATCACCAGTAGCTGAACAAACTCCCGCTCCCGTCTCAGACAAGCCTAGTGATGAGAAGCCAGCCCCTGCGGATGTAACCATGACAGACTACCAGCCTGAGCCAGCAGCATCTGAACCTCAACCAGCACCTGGTACACAGCAACCAACTGCACCAGAGCAACCAGCACCCGCTGCGGAGACGACGACCGACAACCAGCAGCAGGCAGAACAGCCCGCTCTCCACGCTCCGGAAGAGTCCACGGAAAAACCACAAGAGACAGTCAAGACAGAGCCTGATCAACAAGAAAGCCAAGATGCCATGGATACGTCAACAGACCAGCCCCtcgaacaacaacaacaacaacaacaacaacaacaacagccgcAAGAGCAAGAGGCAGCTCCCAAGCCGgaaccagaacaacaagaaCACGATACGACCACCACCGAAAACCAAGATGCGGATGTATTGGGTACTCTCGAAAGAAGTCTGGATGCTCCTGCTAGCAGCGAACAGACAGAAACTCAACCAGAACCTGAAgctgagcctgagcctgagcctgagcctgaacAGATACAGGCCTCGACTGAACCTGCTGCACCTACACCAGCTGCCGCAACGGAAACAGGGCCAACAGAAGAGCAGCCATCGACAGATAACCGGGAAGTTGAAAAGCCCGCTGaagaacagcagcagccgcagcagcaacaagaaCAGGAACAACAACCCAAAAAAGAAGTTGAGGATCGGCCTCCTGTACAGCAATCAATTGAACAACcccaagaacaagaacaacaaacCAAGGAAGAAGTCGAAGACCAGCCTCCTGTACAACAGCCAATTGAACAACTACAagagcaacaacagcaacaacccgAAGGGGAACAACAACTTACGGAAAGATTTGCTGCTGGGCCCACGGAATCTTCTAAGCATTCTGCTGAGCAGCCTGCAGAATCACCCGCAGAACAACCAGAAGAGGAACCTGAAGcccaacctcaacctcaacagGAAGCAGACGAAGCGCAACAACGACAAGAACAGAAACAGCAAGAAcaaccaccagcaccagcgcaGGAGGGAGAGCCTGGTCAGAACTAG